Proteins found in one Thermus islandicus DSM 21543 genomic segment:
- a CDS encoding deoxynucleoside kinase: MYLAVEGPIGVGKTTLARLLSEALGAEPLLEVVEENPFLPLFYQDRKAYAFKVQAFFLLSRYRQLEPLRQKPLFGGVVADYLLDKDAIFASLNLEGPEWDLYLELYRALAPRVPPPDLTIYLRAPVPVLLERIRKRGRPFEAGLDPAYLEALSEAYERHFARYPHPLLVLEAQALDFGPGGPHREEVVALVRAHLPQGKV, encoded by the coding sequence ATGTACCTCGCGGTGGAAGGCCCCATCGGGGTGGGCAAGACCACCCTGGCCCGCCTCCTCTCCGAGGCCTTGGGCGCCGAACCCCTCCTGGAGGTGGTGGAGGAAAACCCCTTCCTCCCCCTCTTCTACCAGGACCGGAAGGCCTATGCGTTTAAGGTCCAGGCCTTCTTCCTCCTCTCCCGTTACCGGCAGCTGGAACCCCTCCGGCAAAAGCCCCTCTTCGGCGGGGTGGTGGCCGACTACCTCCTGGACAAGGACGCCATCTTCGCCAGCCTCAACCTGGAAGGCCCCGAATGGGACCTCTACCTGGAGCTCTACCGGGCCCTGGCCCCCAGGGTGCCGCCCCCCGACCTCACCATCTACCTGAGGGCCCCGGTGCCCGTGCTCCTGGAAAGGATCCGGAAGCGTGGGCGGCCCTTTGAGGCAGGCCTGGACCCCGCTTACCTGGAAGCCCTTTCCGAGGCCTACGAGCGGCACTTCGCCCGGTACCCCCATCCCCTCCTGGTCCTCGAGGCCCAGGCCCTGGACTTCGGCCCAGGAGGACCCCACCGGGAGGAGGTGGTGGCCCTGGTCCGGGCCCACCTTCCCCAGGGCAAGGTCTAG
- a CDS encoding dipeptidase, giving the protein MVDAHLDLAWNARALGRDLTLPLEALRAQDPHPETPLVTLPSLQEAGVALAFATLFVDPQGVPPGEYEDEAWAQLALYEAWEGRGLVRILRERDDLKAHLERFPEDGVLGLVLLMEGAHPLPTPGALRAWRRRGLRLLSLTWATKNAYAGGNAEPGPLTEAGRALLGEMAALGVALDLSHLAEEAAWEALEAYGGPVAATHANCRALVPSERHFSDDLLRALAGREGVLGLVPFNAFLDSSWRRGMPRLPLEAFLRHRAHAEAVMGPGRVGLGTDWDGGFGLEAVPLGLDRHRDLWLLGDEGFLGGNWLGWLLSWF; this is encoded by the coding sequence TTGGTGGACGCCCACCTGGACCTGGCCTGGAACGCCAGGGCCTTAGGCCGCGACCTCACCCTCCCCCTCGAGGCCCTCCGCGCCCAAGACCCTCACCCCGAAACCCCCCTGGTCACCCTTCCGAGCCTCCAGGAGGCGGGGGTCGCCCTGGCCTTTGCCACCCTTTTCGTGGACCCGCAAGGGGTGCCCCCCGGGGAATACGAGGACGAGGCCTGGGCCCAGCTCGCCCTCTACGAGGCCTGGGAAGGGCGGGGCCTGGTGCGGATCCTGAGGGAGAGGGACGACCTCAAGGCCCACCTGGAGCGCTTTCCCGAGGACGGCGTTTTGGGGCTCGTCCTCCTCATGGAGGGGGCCCACCCCCTTCCCACTCCCGGGGCCTTAAGAGCGTGGCGTAGGCGGGGCCTGAGGCTCCTCTCCCTCACCTGGGCCACGAAAAACGCCTACGCCGGGGGGAATGCCGAGCCTGGGCCCCTCACGGAGGCGGGGAGGGCCCTCCTTGGGGAGATGGCCGCCTTGGGCGTGGCCCTGGACCTTTCCCACCTGGCGGAGGAGGCGGCCTGGGAGGCCCTGGAGGCCTACGGGGGGCCCGTGGCCGCCACCCACGCCAACTGCCGGGCCCTGGTGCCCTCGGAGAGGCACTTCTCCGACGACCTCCTCCGGGCCCTGGCCGGGCGGGAGGGGGTTTTGGGCCTCGTGCCCTTTAACGCCTTCCTGGACTCCAGCTGGCGGCGGGGGATGCCGCGGCTTCCCTTAGAGGCCTTCCTGCGCCACCGGGCCCACGCCGAGGCCGTGATGGGCCCAGGGCGGGTGGGGCTGGGCACAGACTGGGACGGCGGGTTCGGCCTCGAGGCCGTTCCCTTGGGCCTGGACCGGCACCGGGACCTCTGGCTGCTTGGGGACGAGGGCTTCCTGGGCGGGAACTGGCTAGGCTGGCTCCTTAGCTGGTTCTAA
- a CDS encoding arginine--tRNA ligase, with product MVRRALEEAVHEALKELGLDLRPKVARAPKDKPGDYGVPLFAPAKALKRPPQALAEELKARLKLPPFVEEAIPVGGYLNFRLRTEDLLKEALRPKGPLPRREGLVLMEHTSVNPNKELHVGHLRNIVLGDSLARILAYAGREVLVLNYIDDTGRQAAETLFALKHYGLEWDGKEKYDHFAGRAYVRLHQDPEYEKLQPAIEEVLHALERGELREEVNRILLAQMATMHALSAHYDLLVWESDIVRAGLLEKALEVLQQSPHVFRPKEGKYAGALVMDASPFIPGLEDPYFVLVRSGGAATYYAKDIAFQFWKMGLLEGLRFRPYENPYYPRLRTSAPEGEPYTPKARETINVIDVRQSHPQALVRTALALAGHPELAEGAFHLAYETVLLEGRQMSGRKGLAVSVDEVLEEATRRALLVIEEKNPEHPDKEGAARMVALGAIRFAMVKTEPKKQIDFRYEEALSFEGDTGPYVQYAHARAHAILRKAGAWGRPDFAQATPYERALALALLDFEEAVQEAAEERTPHVLAQYLLDLAGSWNAYYNAKEEGRPATPVLTAPEGLRELRLELVKSLQETLRAGLGLLGIPAPEVM from the coding sequence ATGGTGCGCCGCGCCCTGGAGGAAGCCGTCCACGAGGCCCTAAAGGAGCTGGGCCTGGACCTGAGGCCCAAGGTGGCCCGGGCCCCCAAGGACAAGCCGGGGGACTACGGGGTCCCCCTCTTCGCCCCCGCCAAGGCCCTGAAGAGGCCTCCCCAGGCCCTCGCGGAGGAGCTGAAGGCCCGCTTGAAGCTGCCCCCCTTCGTGGAGGAGGCCATCCCCGTGGGGGGGTACCTTAACTTCCGGCTCCGCACCGAGGACCTCCTCAAGGAAGCCCTCCGCCCCAAGGGTCCCCTTCCCAGGCGGGAGGGCCTGGTCCTCATGGAGCACACCTCGGTGAACCCCAACAAGGAGCTCCACGTGGGCCACCTGCGCAACATCGTCCTGGGGGACAGCCTGGCCCGGATCCTGGCCTACGCAGGGCGGGAGGTGTTGGTCCTGAACTACATCGACGACACCGGACGCCAGGCGGCGGAAACCCTCTTCGCCCTAAAGCACTACGGCTTGGAATGGGACGGGAAGGAGAAGTACGACCACTTCGCGGGCCGGGCCTACGTGCGCCTGCACCAGGACCCCGAGTACGAGAAGTTGCAGCCCGCCATTGAGGAGGTCCTCCACGCCCTGGAACGGGGGGAGCTGAGGGAGGAGGTAAACCGGATCCTCCTGGCCCAGATGGCCACCATGCACGCCCTTTCGGCCCACTACGACCTCCTGGTCTGGGAGTCGGACATCGTCCGGGCAGGGCTTCTGGAGAAGGCCCTCGAGGTTTTGCAGCAAAGCCCCCATGTCTTCCGGCCCAAGGAAGGCAAGTACGCCGGGGCCCTGGTGATGGACGCCAGCCCCTTCATCCCGGGCCTCGAGGACCCCTACTTCGTCCTGGTGCGCTCCGGGGGGGCCGCCACCTACTACGCCAAAGACATCGCCTTCCAGTTCTGGAAGATGGGGCTTTTGGAGGGGCTCCGGTTTAGGCCCTACGAGAACCCCTACTACCCGCGCCTCCGGACCAGCGCCCCCGAGGGGGAGCCCTACACCCCCAAGGCGCGGGAGACCATCAACGTCATTGACGTGCGCCAGAGCCACCCCCAGGCCCTGGTGCGCACCGCCTTGGCCCTGGCAGGGCACCCGGAGCTCGCCGAGGGGGCCTTCCACCTGGCCTACGAGACGGTCCTCCTGGAGGGCAGGCAGATGTCGGGAAGGAAGGGCCTCGCCGTGAGCGTGGACGAGGTCCTGGAGGAGGCCACCCGCCGGGCCCTCCTGGTGATAGAGGAGAAGAACCCCGAGCACCCCGACAAGGAGGGGGCGGCCCGGATGGTGGCCCTGGGGGCGATCCGCTTCGCCATGGTGAAGACGGAGCCCAAGAAGCAGATAGATTTCCGCTACGAGGAGGCCCTCTCCTTTGAAGGGGACACGGGCCCCTACGTCCAGTACGCCCACGCCCGGGCCCACGCCATCCTGCGCAAGGCGGGGGCATGGGGGAGGCCCGACTTCGCCCAAGCCACCCCCTACGAGAGGGCCCTGGCCCTGGCCCTTCTGGACTTTGAGGAGGCGGTGCAGGAGGCCGCCGAGGAGAGGACCCCCCATGTCCTCGCCCAGTACCTCCTGGACCTGGCGGGAAGCTGGAACGCCTACTACAACGCCAAGGAGGAAGGCCGCCCGGCCACCCCCGTCCTCACCGCCCCGGAGGGCCTGAGGGAGCTCCGGCTGGAGCTGGTGAAGAGCCTGCAGGAAACCCTGAGGGCGGGCCTTGGGCTCCTGGGGATTCCGGCCCCTGAGGTAATGTAA
- a CDS encoding S1C family serine protease: MRPLFLAFALLALALGQRLVSPEEVARSQVIKKALPAVVRVQGTSPTAGEGGVMGTGFFVSPFRVVTNYHVVQDLAEITLRLYDGRTVLAERFAVDPGIDLALLTVRGVQAPGVLGFSKTPSSSLPLGMGVVLVGFPYGQGPLASYGILAGLGPLEVATPDPSIGTEVGEYLFTDAPLTVGNSGSPLLNLQGEVIGVVADVVGGPSGVGGIGVAIPAELAAQSVQDLERFGIPQRGWLGASLVSLEELPPVLLRAVGLTTVQGAMVDRVEPDSPAARAGLRGAQRDAQGRLLALGDVILSVNGKPVRNKAEVVRQIARYRPGDRVRLTLWREGRRLEVTLVLMARPRR; the protein is encoded by the coding sequence ATGCGACCCCTCTTCCTGGCCTTCGCCCTCCTCGCCCTCGCCCTGGGCCAGCGCCTCGTCTCCCCCGAGGAGGTGGCCCGGAGCCAGGTCATCAAGAAGGCCCTCCCCGCGGTGGTGCGGGTGCAGGGCACCTCCCCCACCGCAGGCGAAGGGGGGGTGATGGGCACGGGCTTCTTCGTCAGCCCCTTCCGGGTGGTGACCAACTACCACGTGGTCCAGGACCTGGCGGAGATCACCCTGCGCCTCTACGATGGGCGCACCGTCCTGGCGGAGCGCTTCGCCGTGGACCCCGGGATAGACCTGGCCCTCCTCACGGTCCGGGGGGTGCAGGCCCCGGGGGTCTTGGGCTTCAGCAAGACCCCGAGCTCAAGCCTCCCCTTGGGGATGGGGGTGGTCCTGGTGGGCTTCCCCTACGGTCAGGGCCCCCTGGCCTCCTACGGCATCCTGGCGGGCCTCGGCCCCCTCGAGGTGGCCACCCCGGACCCGAGCATCGGAACCGAGGTGGGGGAGTACCTCTTCACCGACGCCCCCCTCACCGTGGGCAACTCGGGAAGCCCCCTGCTGAACCTTCAGGGCGAGGTGATCGGGGTGGTGGCGGACGTGGTGGGCGGGCCCTCGGGGGTAGGAGGGATCGGGGTGGCCATCCCCGCCGAGCTCGCCGCCCAGAGCGTCCAGGACCTGGAGCGATTCGGCATTCCCCAGCGGGGCTGGCTGGGGGCGAGCCTGGTCTCCCTGGAGGAGCTCCCTCCCGTCCTCCTCCGGGCGGTGGGGCTCACCACCGTCCAGGGGGCCATGGTGGACCGGGTGGAGCCGGATAGCCCCGCCGCCCGGGCCGGCCTCCGGGGGGCGCAGCGGGACGCCCAGGGAAGGCTCCTCGCCCTGGGGGACGTGATCCTCTCGGTAAACGGCAAGCCGGTGCGGAACAAGGCCGAGGTGGTGCGCCAGATCGCCCGCTATCGCCCCGGGGACCGGGTGCGCCTCACCCTTTGGCGGGAGGGGCGCAGGCTGGAAGTGACCCTGGTCCTGATGGCCCGCCCCAGGAGGTGA
- a CDS encoding RCC1 domain-containing protein — translation MGRRLLGFALGLGLALGQGLLGGGQGHSAAVVGGALWVWGWGYDGQLGDGSFLNRTRPLRVLEGVLGVAVGSLHTLVLLPEGKALGFGHNERGQLGDGTFASKGKPVPLPLPAKALAAGYTHSLLLSPEGRVYAAGSNEEGQLGESGERSRNRFLPVEGLPLVVGVAAGYFHSLAWTEGGDLYAWGSNLSGQLGTGTVESSPRPVKVLERVRLAVGGGSFTAALLQDGSVWITGLDSATFRKVEGLPRARALAAGRAHLLVLGEDGRVYALGENEEGQLGDGTQEGRLEARRVEGLEGVVAVGAGDAHSLALRSDGSVFAWGDNRFGQLGDGSREGRLRPVQVRFPGLP, via the coding sequence ATGGGGAGGCGCTTGCTGGGGTTCGCTCTGGGGTTGGGCCTCGCCCTAGGCCAGGGGCTTCTTGGGGGAGGGCAGGGGCACAGCGCCGCAGTGGTAGGGGGGGCGCTTTGGGTCTGGGGTTGGGGGTACGACGGCCAGCTGGGGGACGGTTCATTCCTCAACCGGACGAGGCCCCTTCGGGTGCTGGAGGGGGTTCTGGGGGTGGCCGTGGGGAGCCTCCACACCCTGGTCCTGCTTCCCGAGGGGAAAGCGCTCGGGTTTGGGCACAACGAGCGGGGGCAACTTGGGGACGGCACTTTTGCCAGTAAGGGGAAGCCCGTGCCCCTTCCTCTTCCTGCCAAGGCCCTGGCCGCAGGCTACACCCATAGCCTTCTCCTTAGCCCCGAGGGAAGGGTGTACGCCGCGGGGTCCAACGAGGAGGGGCAGCTTGGGGAGTCCGGAGAAAGGTCGCGAAACCGCTTTCTCCCCGTAGAGGGCCTGCCCCTGGTGGTGGGGGTCGCCGCGGGCTACTTCCATAGCCTGGCCTGGACGGAGGGAGGGGACCTCTACGCCTGGGGCAGCAACCTTTCCGGCCAGCTGGGCACGGGCACCGTGGAGTCCAGCCCGAGGCCGGTGAAGGTCCTGGAGAGGGTGCGGCTTGCCGTGGGCGGGGGCAGCTTCACTGCCGCCTTGCTTCAGGACGGGAGCGTCTGGATCACGGGTCTGGACAGCGCCACCTTCCGCAAGGTGGAGGGCCTGCCCCGGGCCCGCGCCCTGGCCGCGGGCCGGGCCCACCTCCTGGTCCTGGGGGAGGACGGCCGCGTGTATGCCCTGGGGGAGAACGAGGAGGGCCAGCTGGGGGACGGCACCCAGGAGGGGCGCCTCGAGGCCCGGAGGGTGGAGGGCCTGGAGGGGGTGGTGGCGGTGGGGGCGGGGGACGCCCACAGCCTCGCCCTTCGCTCGGACGGGAGCGTTTTCGCCTGGGGGGACAACCGCTTCGGCCAGCTGGGGGATGGCTCGAGGGAGGGGAGGCTTAGGCCCGTTCAGGTCCGCTTTCCAGGGCTTCCTTGA
- the uvrC gene encoding excinuclease ABC subunit UvrC yields MEAVRLEDLPPLPEAPGVYLWKRGEEVLYVGKAKSLRARVKSYFHAEGKARRIAQEATGLDFIATRDEVEALLLEANLIKAHRPPYNVLLKDDKHYPFLKLTQEPFPTLLVVRRVEEDGAKYYGPFPEAGALRRIKTLIDRLFPLRKNSGYPMRKRRYPCLNYSMGRCLAPCVGLADPEAYREAVRQVEAVLEGRVDGLLAELETRMREAAKKLEFERAAELRDQMEALRAFFSTAQQAFDPELGDLDFLGMARSGALAVVQLYQVRSGRILGRISRVVEKEEAQEEEILWAFLREHYLEASPLPSQVLLPFPLEDLDSLAELLRRRAGRKVELKVPRRGEKQRLLELAQRNARLALEAELKLLEKRGDHPALKALQDLLGPSTRPFRIEGYDVSHLQGQARVFSLVAFEGGRPKKAEYRRMRLGSGNDDYAAMEEGVYRRFTGSLKDLPLPDLLLIDGGLGQVRAAEKALERAGLRLPLVGLAKGEEVLVTPEGRELRLPLTHPALQLLIHVRDEAHRNGLRYHQKKRTEEALKVLAGIPGIGERRRRLLLERYGGLRALKEAPLEELARLPGMSLKAAQALKEALESGPERA; encoded by the coding sequence ATGGAGGCCGTGCGGCTCGAGGACCTTCCCCCTCTCCCCGAGGCGCCCGGCGTCTACCTGTGGAAGCGGGGGGAGGAAGTGCTCTACGTGGGCAAGGCCAAAAGCCTCCGCGCCCGGGTGAAAAGCTACTTCCACGCCGAGGGGAAGGCAAGGCGCATCGCCCAGGAGGCCACGGGCCTGGACTTCATCGCCACCCGGGACGAGGTGGAGGCCCTCCTCTTGGAGGCCAACCTCATCAAGGCCCACCGCCCCCCCTACAACGTCCTCCTCAAGGACGACAAGCACTACCCCTTCCTCAAGCTCACCCAGGAGCCCTTCCCTACCCTTCTCGTGGTGCGGCGGGTGGAGGAGGACGGGGCCAAGTATTACGGCCCCTTCCCCGAGGCGGGGGCCCTCCGCCGCATCAAGACCCTCATTGACCGCCTTTTCCCCTTGCGCAAGAACTCGGGCTACCCCATGCGGAAGAGGCGCTACCCCTGCCTCAACTACAGCATGGGCCGCTGCCTCGCCCCCTGCGTGGGCCTGGCCGACCCCGAGGCCTACCGCGAGGCGGTGCGCCAGGTGGAGGCGGTCCTGGAGGGGCGGGTGGACGGCCTTCTCGCCGAGCTGGAGACCCGGATGCGGGAAGCGGCCAAGAAGCTTGAGTTTGAGCGCGCGGCCGAGCTCCGGGACCAGATGGAGGCCCTAAGGGCCTTCTTCTCCACCGCGCAGCAGGCCTTTGACCCGGAGTTGGGCGACCTGGACTTCCTGGGGATGGCCCGCTCGGGGGCCCTGGCCGTGGTCCAGCTCTACCAGGTGCGCTCCGGGCGCATCCTCGGCCGCATCAGCCGGGTGGTGGAGAAGGAAGAGGCCCAGGAGGAGGAGATCCTCTGGGCCTTCCTCCGAGAACACTACCTCGAGGCCTCCCCCCTGCCCTCCCAGGTCCTCCTCCCCTTCCCCCTGGAGGACCTGGACAGCCTCGCCGAGCTCCTCCGGCGCCGCGCCGGGCGCAAGGTGGAGCTCAAGGTGCCCAGGCGGGGGGAGAAGCAGAGGCTTCTGGAGCTCGCCCAGCGGAACGCCCGCCTCGCCCTGGAGGCGGAGCTCAAGCTCTTGGAGAAGCGGGGGGACCACCCGGCCCTTAAGGCCCTCCAGGACCTCCTCGGGCCCTCCACGCGCCCCTTCCGCATAGAGGGCTACGACGTGAGCCACCTCCAGGGCCAGGCCCGGGTCTTCTCCCTGGTGGCCTTTGAGGGGGGGAGGCCCAAAAAGGCGGAGTACCGCAGGATGCGCCTAGGTTCGGGGAACGACGACTACGCCGCCATGGAGGAAGGCGTATACCGCCGCTTCACGGGAAGCCTCAAGGACCTTCCCCTCCCCGACCTCCTCCTCATTGACGGGGGCTTAGGCCAGGTACGCGCGGCAGAGAAGGCCCTGGAAAGGGCCGGGCTCAGGCTTCCCCTGGTGGGCCTCGCCAAGGGGGAGGAGGTCCTGGTGACCCCGGAAGGAAGGGAGCTCCGCCTCCCCCTCACCCACCCGGCCCTCCAGCTCCTCATCCACGTGCGGGATGAGGCCCACCGCAATGGCCTCCGCTATCACCAGAAGAAGCGCACCGAGGAGGCCCTGAAGGTCCTCGCCGGGATCCCCGGGATCGGGGAAAGGCGGAGGCGGCTCCTTTTGGAGCGCTACGGGGGGCTTAGGGCCCTCAAGGAGGCCCCCTTGGAGGAGCTCGCCAGGCTTCCCGGGATGAGCCTGAAGGCGGCCCAAGCTCTCAAGGAAGCCCTGGAAAGCGGACCTGAACGGGCCTAA